From one Culex quinquefasciatus strain JHB chromosome 3, VPISU_Cqui_1.0_pri_paternal, whole genome shotgun sequence genomic stretch:
- the LOC6050141 gene encoding chitin synthase chs-2 isoform X2 → MSAIRHRPLAPQNDSDDNFSDDESTPLTQDIYGGSQRTVQETKGWDVFRDPPIKEDTGSMADQACLELTIKILKIIAYLLTFVIVLAGGVIAKGCVLFMSSQLRRDRKITYCNRDIARDKQFVVALPEEERVAWMWALMIAFAVPEIGAFIRSARICFFKSMKMPLKSHFLLVFLMESFHTIGLVLLFFVVLPEVDSVKGAMLTNCLCVIPGMLGLFSRTNKEGKRAVKTIVDLAAIAAQITGFVVWPLLENRPVLWLIPVSALLTSCGWWENYVSPQSPFGFIRSMGRVKEDLKQTRYFTYMFLSVWKILLFFCIVLVSMFVRGDEVSNLFSLFGVGFGPHKIVVEEVAVAFSSALPDLVEASQAGDTIDIDAAYNTVTYVLIIQILGAYFCYIFGKFACKILIQGFSYAFPVNLTIPVSISLLIAACGIRNDDPCFFHGSIPDYLFFESPPVFRLSDFANRQMAWAWLLWLLSQTWISLHIWTPKCERLANTEKLFVTPMYNALLIDQSMAMNRRRDDQADVKTEDLAEIEKEKGDEYYETISVHTDGSALPRPSVKSSDHITRIYACATLWHETKEEMMVFLKSIMRMDEDQCARRVAQKYLRIVDPDYYEFETHIFFDDAFEISDHSDDDIQCNRFVKILIDTIDEAASEVHQTNIRLRPPKKYPTPYGGRLVWTLPGKTKLISHLKDKDRIRHRKRWSQVMYMYYLLGHRLMELPISVDRKDVMAENTYLLTLDGDIDFNPSAVTLLVDLMKKNKNLGAACGRIHPIGSGPMVWYQKFEYAIGHWLQKATEHMIGCVLCSPGCFSLFRGKGLMDDNVMRKYTTRSDEARHYVQYDQGEDRWLCTLLLQRGYRVEYSAASDAYTHCPEGFNEFYNQRRRWVPSTIANIMDLLMDYKRTIKINDNISLLYIFYQMMLMGGTILGPGTIFLMLVGAFVAAFKIDNWTSFYYNIIPILLFMLVCFTCKSNIQLLLAQILSTVYALIMMAVIVGTALQLGEDGIGSPSAIFLIAMTGSFFIAACLHPQEFWCIASGLIYLLSIPSMYLLLILYSIINLNVVSWGTREVVAKKTKKEMEQEKKEAEEASKRVKQKSLLGFLQGGAGSNADEEGSIEVSIAGLFRCLLCTHGKTSDEKTQLLHIGEALDAIQKKMDNLEKHIDPHGHHTRKRTASAGSKDHHLGSVAEDTEDEDVESDSETSTLQRNERDFLTNPYWIEDPDLRKGEVDFISSTEIQFWKDLIDQYLYPIDQNKEEQARIASDLIELRNKSVFAFFMFNALFVLIVFLLQLNKDKLHIIWPLGVKTNITYDEVTAEVHISKEYLQLEPIGLVFVFFFALILVIQFTAMMGHRFGTLSHILASTELNWGCNKKPEELSQDALIDKHAVEIVKNLQRLQGIDGDYDNDSGSGPDRIARRRTIQNLEKARQPRRQIGTLDVAFKKRFLKLTADENNSGTPILTRRMTMRRETIRALEVRKNSVMAERRKSQMQTLGANNEYGITGVVNNTNNNVPPRPVRISNAGVSVKDIFNVNGGPGGGGDIYGVTGQLNQAYEPVIEDDDRNSLRLQPRNQVTWSNSNGRL, encoded by the exons CCAGCGGACGGTGCAGGAAACCAAAGGATGGGACGTGTTCCGGGACCCTCCGATCAAGGAGGACACCGGCTCGATGGCCGACCAGGCCTGCCTCGAGCTGACGATCAAAATCCTCAAGATCATCGCGTACCTGCTGACGTTCGTGATCGTACTGGCGGGCGGCGTAATCGCCAAGGGCTGTGTCCTGTTCATGTCGTCCCAGCTGCGGCGGGATCGCAAGATCACCTACTGCAACCGGGATATTGCCCGTGACAAGCAGTTTGTGGTGGCCCTGCCCGAGGAGGAGCGGGTAGCGTGGATGTGGGCGCTGATGATCGCGTTCGCGGTCCCAGAGATCGGAGCGTTCATCCGATCCGCTCGGATATGTTTCTTCAAGTCGATGAAGATGCCGCTCAAGTCACATTTTTTGCTGGTGTTTCTGATGGAATCGTTCCACACGATCGGGTTGGTGCTGCTGTTCTTCGTGGTCCTCCCGGAAGTGGACTCGGTGAAAGGCGCCATGCTGACCAACTGCCTCTGTGTGATTCCGG GTATGCTTGGTCTCTTCTCGCGAACCAACAAGGAAGGAAAGCGTGCCGTCAAAACGATCGTTGATTTGGCAGCGATCGCGGCGCAAATTACCGGCTTCGTCGTGTGGCCACTGCTGGAAAACAGGCCAGTCCTTTGGCTGATTCCCGTGTCGGCCCTGCTGACGTCTTGCGGCTGGTGGGAGAACTACGTCTCACCGCAGAGTCCTTTCGGGTTCATCCGATCGATGGGTCGCGTCAAGGAGGATCTGAAGCAAACGCGCTACTTCACCTACATGTTCCTGTCGGTGTGGAAGATTTTGCTGTTCTTCTGCATCGTCCTGGTATCGATGTTTGTCCGCGGAGACGAAGTCTCCAACCTGTTCTCGCTGTTTGGAGTCGGATTCGGTCCGCACAAGATCGTGGTTGAGGAAGTTGCCGTGGCGTTCAGCTCTGCCCTTCCAGATCTCGTGGAAGCGTCTCAGGCTGGGGATACTATCGATATCGACGCCGCGTACAATACAGTTACCTACGTGCTGATCATTCAGATCCTCGGCGCTTACTTCTGTTACATCTTCGGAAAGTTCGCCTGTAAGATTCTGATCCAAGGCTTCAGCTATGCCTTCCCAGTGAACCTAACGATCCCCGTCTCGATCTCTCTGCTGATCGCGGCATGCGGTATTCGTAACGACGATCCGTGTTTCTTCCACGGGTCCATACCGGACTATCTGTTCTTCGAAAGTCCACCGGTGTTCCGGTTGAGTGATTTCGCCAACCGACAGATGGCTTGGGCATGGTTGCTCTGGCTGCTGTCCCAAACCTGGATTTCGCTGCACATTTGGACGCCCAAGTGCGAACGTTTGGCCAACACCGAAAAGCTCTTTGTCACGCCCATGTACAACGCCCTTCTGATCGATCAGTCAATGGCGATGAACCGGAGGCGTGACGATCAAGCGGACGTCAAGACGGAAGATCTGGCCGAGATCGAGAAGGAAAAGGGCGACGAGTACTACGAAACGATCTCGGTGCACACGGACGGGTCGGCACTGCCGCGGCCCAGCGTCAAGTCTTCCGATCACATCACGAGAATCTACGCGTGCGCCACCCTGTGGCACGAGACTAAGGAGGAGATGATGGTGTTCCTGAAGTCGATCATGCGAATGGACGAAGATCAGTGCGCCCGTCGAGTGGCCCAGAAGTATCTGCGCATTGTCGATCCGGATTACTACGAGTTTGAGA CCCACATCTTCTTCGATGACGCGTTCGAAATCTCCGACCACAGCGACGACGACATCCAGTGCAACCGGTTCGTCAAGATCCTGATTGACACGATCGACGAGGCTGCCTCGGAGGTGCACCAGACCAACATCCGGCTGCGCCCGCCGAAGAAGTACCCAACGCCGTACGGTGGCCGACTGGTGTGGACCCTGCCTGGCAAAACGAAGCTGATTTCGCATCTTAAGGACAAGGATCGCATCCGGCATCGTAAGCGTTGGTCACAG GTTATGTACATGTACTACCTTCTGGGGCACCGGCTGATGGAGCTGCCGATTTCGGTTGACCGTAAGGACGTGATGGCGGAGAACACCTACCTGCTGACGCTGGACGGAGATATCGACTTTAACCCGAGCGCGGTAACGCTGCTGGTGGATTTGATGAAGAAGAACAAGAACCTGGGTGCCGCGTGCGGTCGTATTCACCCGATCGGGTCCGGTCCGATGGTGTGGTACCAGAAGTTCGAGTACGCCATCGGTCATTGGCTGCAGAAGGCGACCGAGCATATGATTGGATGTGTACTTTGTAGCCCCGGATGCTTCTCGCTGTTCAGAG GTAAGGGTCTGATGGACGACAACGTAATGCGCAAGTACACGACCCGTTCGGATGAGGCCCGTCACTACGTGCAGTACGATCAGGGCGAGGATCGTTGGTTGTGTACGCTGCTGCTGCAACGAGGATACCGTGTCGAGTACTCGGCTGCGTCCGATGCGTACACTCACTGTCCGGAAGGGTTCAACGAGTTCTACAACCAGCGTCGTCGCTGGGTTCCGTCCACCATTGCCAACATTATGGATCTGCTGATGGACTACAAGCGCACGATCAAGATCAACGACAACATTTCGCTGCTGTACATTTTCTACCAGATGATGTTGATGGGTGGTACCATCCTCGGCCCCGGAACGATCTTCCTTATGTTGGTGGGAGCTTTCGTCGCCGCGTTCAAGATTGACAACTGGACCTCGTTCTACTACAATATTATTCCGATCTTGCTCTTTATGTTGGTCTGCTTCACGTGCAAATCGAACATACAACTCTTGCTGGCACAGATATTATCAACCGTGTACGCACTGATCATGATGGCAGTTATCGTCGGTACCGCGTTGCAGCTGGGCGAGGACGGAATCGGCAGTCCTTCGGCCATCTTCTTGATAGCAATGACAGGGTCATTCTTTATAGCAGCCTGTCTCCATCCGCAAGAGTTTTGGTGTATCGCGTCCGGCTTGATCTACCTGCTGTCCATCCCATCTATGTACTTGCTGTTGATCCTGTACTCGATCATCAACCTGAACGTCGTCTCCTGGGGAACTCGCGAGGTTGTCGCGAAGAAGACCAAAAAGGAAATGGAACAGGAGAAAAAGGAAGCCGAAGAAGCGTCTAAACGAGTCAAGCAAAAGTCTCTGCTCGGATTCCTGCAAGGAGGAGCCGGCTCAAACGCCGACGAAGAAGGCTCGATCGAGGTATCCATCGCCGGCCTGTTCCGCTGTCTCCTCTGCACTCATGGCAAGACCTCCGACGAAAAGACCCAGCTGTTGCACATCGGAGAAGCCCTGGACGCCATCCAAAAGAAGATGGACAACCTGGAGAAGCACATCGATCCGCACGGACATCACACCCGCAAACGTACTGCCTCGGCCGGCTCCAAGGATCACCACCTGGGATCCGTGGCGGAAGATACGGAGGATGAAGACGTCGAGTCGGACTCGGAGACCTCGACGCTGCAACGCAACGAACGTGACTTCCTGACGAACCCCTACTGGATCGAGGACCCGGACCTGCGGAAGGGCGAAGTGGACTTCATCTCCAGCACCGAGATCCAGTTCTGGAAGGACCTGATCGACCAATATCTGTACCCGATCGACCAAAACAAGGAAGAACAG GCGCGAATCGCGTCCGACCTGATCGAGTTGCGTAACAAGTCGGTGTTTGCGTTCTTCATGTTCAACGCACTGTTCGTACTGATCGTGTTCTTGCTACAGTTGAACAAAGACAAGTTGCACATCATCTGGCCGTTGGGCGTCAAAACCAACATTACCTATGACGAAGTGACAGCCGAG GTTCACATCTCCAAGGAGTACCTGCAGCTGGAGCCGATCGGTCTCGTGTTTGTGTTCTTCTTCGCGCTCATCCTGGTGATCCAGTTCACGGCCATGATGGGCCATCGGTTCGGCACGCTGTCCCACATCCTGGCCTCGACCGAGCTCAACTGGGGCTGCAACAAGAAGCCCGAGGAGCTCTCGCAGGATGCTCTAATAGATAAG CACGCGGTGGAGATCGTCAAAAATCTCCAGAGGTTGCAGGGCATCGACGGCGACTACGACAACGACTCGGGCAGCGGCCCGGACCGGATCGCCCGCCGGCGCACCATCCAGAACTTGGAGAAGGCACGCCAACCGCGGCGCCAGATCGGCACGCTGGACGTGGCCTTCAAGAAGCGCTTCCTGAAGCTGACGGCGGACGAGAACAACAGCGGCACGCCCATCTTGACGCGCCGCATGACCATGCGCCGGGAGACGATCCGGGCGCTGGAGGTGCGCAAGAACTCGGTGATGGCCGAACGGCGCAAGTCCCAGATGCAGACGCTGGGCGCGAACAACGAGTACGGCATCACCGGCGTGGTGAACAAT ACCAACAACAACGTGCCACCACGGCCGGTGCGGATTTCGAACGCCGGCGTGAGCGTGAAGGACATCTTCAACGTGAACGGCGGTCCCGGCGGTGGCGGGGACATTTACGGCGTGACCGGCCAGCTCAACCAGGCGTACGAACCGGTCATCGAGGATGACGACCGCAACTCGCTGCGGCTGCAGCCGCGCAACCAGGTCACCTGGAGCAACAGCAACGGGCGGCTGTGA
- the LOC6050141 gene encoding chitin synthase chs-2 isoform X1, producing the protein MSAIRHRPLAPQNDSDDNFSDDESTPLTQDIYGGSQRTVQETKGWDVFRDPPIKEDTGSMADQACLELTIKILKIIAYLLTFVIVLAGGVIAKGCVLFMSSQLRRDRKITYCNRDIARDKQFVVALPEEERVAWMWALMIAFAVPEIGAFIRSARICFFKSMKMPLKSHFLLVFLMESFHTIGLVLLFFVVLPEVDSVKGAMLTNCLCVIPGMLGLFSRTNKEGKRAVKTIVDLAAIAAQITGFVVWPLLENRPVLWLIPVSALLTSCGWWENYVSPQSPFGFIRSMGRVKEDLKQTRYFTYMFLSVWKILLFFCIVLVSMFVRGDEVSNLFSLFGVGFGPHKIVVEEVAVAFSSALPDLVEASQAGDTIDIDAAYNTVTYVLIIQILGAYFCYIFGKFACKILIQGFSYAFPVNLTIPVSISLLIAACGIRNDDPCFFHGSIPDYLFFESPPVFRLSDFANRQMAWAWLLWLLSQTWISLHIWTPKCERLANTEKLFVTPMYNALLIDQSMAMNRRRDDQADVKTEDLAEIEKEKGDEYYETISVHTDGSALPRPSVKSSDHITRIYACATLWHETKEEMMVFLKSIMRMDEDQCARRVAQKYLRIVDPDYYEFETHIFFDDAFEISDHSDDDIQCNRFVKILIDTIDEAASEVHQTNIRLRPPKKYPTPYGGRLVWTLPGKTKLISHLKDKDRIRHRKRWSQVMYMYYLLGHRLMELPISVDRKDVMAENTYLLTLDGDIDFNPSAVTLLVDLMKKNKNLGAACGRIHPIGSGPMVWYQKFEYAIGHWLQKATEHMIGCVLCSPGCFSLFRGKGLMDDNVMRKYTTRSDEARHYVQYDQGEDRWLCTLLLQRGYRVEYSAASDAYTHCPEGFNEFYNQRRRWVPSTIANIMDLLMDYKRTIKINDNISLLYIFYQMMLMGGTILGPGTIFLMLVGAFVAAFKIDNWTSFYYNIIPILLFMLVCFTCKSNIQLLLAQILSTVYALIMMAVIVGTALQLGEDGIGSPSAIFLIAMTGSFFIAACLHPQEFWCIASGLIYLLSIPSMYLLLILYSIINLNVVSWGTREVVAKKTKKEMEQEKKEAEEASKRVKQKSLLGFLQGGAGSNADEEGSIEVSIAGLFRCLLCTHGKTSDEKTQLLHIGEALDAIQKKMDNLEKHIDPHGHHTRKRTASAGSKDHHLGSVAEDTEDEDVESDSETSTLQRNERDFLTNPYWIEDPDLRKGEVDFISSTEIQFWKDLIDQYLYPIDQNKEEQARIAHDLKELRDSSVFGFIMINALFVLIVFLLQLNKDNIHVKWPLGVKTNITYDEATQEVHISKEYLQLEPIGLVFVFFFALILVIQFTAMMGHRFGTLSHILASTELNWGCNKKPEELSQDALIDKHAVEIVKNLQRLQGIDGDYDNDSGSGPDRIARRRTIQNLEKARQPRRQIGTLDVAFKKRFLKLTADENNSGTPILTRRMTMRRETIRALEVRKNSVMAERRKSQMQTLGANNEYGITGVVNNTNNNVPPRPVRISNAGVSVKDIFNVNGGPGGGGDIYGVTGQLNQAYEPVIEDDDRNSLRLQPRNQVTWSNSNGRL; encoded by the exons CCAGCGGACGGTGCAGGAAACCAAAGGATGGGACGTGTTCCGGGACCCTCCGATCAAGGAGGACACCGGCTCGATGGCCGACCAGGCCTGCCTCGAGCTGACGATCAAAATCCTCAAGATCATCGCGTACCTGCTGACGTTCGTGATCGTACTGGCGGGCGGCGTAATCGCCAAGGGCTGTGTCCTGTTCATGTCGTCCCAGCTGCGGCGGGATCGCAAGATCACCTACTGCAACCGGGATATTGCCCGTGACAAGCAGTTTGTGGTGGCCCTGCCCGAGGAGGAGCGGGTAGCGTGGATGTGGGCGCTGATGATCGCGTTCGCGGTCCCAGAGATCGGAGCGTTCATCCGATCCGCTCGGATATGTTTCTTCAAGTCGATGAAGATGCCGCTCAAGTCACATTTTTTGCTGGTGTTTCTGATGGAATCGTTCCACACGATCGGGTTGGTGCTGCTGTTCTTCGTGGTCCTCCCGGAAGTGGACTCGGTGAAAGGCGCCATGCTGACCAACTGCCTCTGTGTGATTCCGG GTATGCTTGGTCTCTTCTCGCGAACCAACAAGGAAGGAAAGCGTGCCGTCAAAACGATCGTTGATTTGGCAGCGATCGCGGCGCAAATTACCGGCTTCGTCGTGTGGCCACTGCTGGAAAACAGGCCAGTCCTTTGGCTGATTCCCGTGTCGGCCCTGCTGACGTCTTGCGGCTGGTGGGAGAACTACGTCTCACCGCAGAGTCCTTTCGGGTTCATCCGATCGATGGGTCGCGTCAAGGAGGATCTGAAGCAAACGCGCTACTTCACCTACATGTTCCTGTCGGTGTGGAAGATTTTGCTGTTCTTCTGCATCGTCCTGGTATCGATGTTTGTCCGCGGAGACGAAGTCTCCAACCTGTTCTCGCTGTTTGGAGTCGGATTCGGTCCGCACAAGATCGTGGTTGAGGAAGTTGCCGTGGCGTTCAGCTCTGCCCTTCCAGATCTCGTGGAAGCGTCTCAGGCTGGGGATACTATCGATATCGACGCCGCGTACAATACAGTTACCTACGTGCTGATCATTCAGATCCTCGGCGCTTACTTCTGTTACATCTTCGGAAAGTTCGCCTGTAAGATTCTGATCCAAGGCTTCAGCTATGCCTTCCCAGTGAACCTAACGATCCCCGTCTCGATCTCTCTGCTGATCGCGGCATGCGGTATTCGTAACGACGATCCGTGTTTCTTCCACGGGTCCATACCGGACTATCTGTTCTTCGAAAGTCCACCGGTGTTCCGGTTGAGTGATTTCGCCAACCGACAGATGGCTTGGGCATGGTTGCTCTGGCTGCTGTCCCAAACCTGGATTTCGCTGCACATTTGGACGCCCAAGTGCGAACGTTTGGCCAACACCGAAAAGCTCTTTGTCACGCCCATGTACAACGCCCTTCTGATCGATCAGTCAATGGCGATGAACCGGAGGCGTGACGATCAAGCGGACGTCAAGACGGAAGATCTGGCCGAGATCGAGAAGGAAAAGGGCGACGAGTACTACGAAACGATCTCGGTGCACACGGACGGGTCGGCACTGCCGCGGCCCAGCGTCAAGTCTTCCGATCACATCACGAGAATCTACGCGTGCGCCACCCTGTGGCACGAGACTAAGGAGGAGATGATGGTGTTCCTGAAGTCGATCATGCGAATGGACGAAGATCAGTGCGCCCGTCGAGTGGCCCAGAAGTATCTGCGCATTGTCGATCCGGATTACTACGAGTTTGAGA CCCACATCTTCTTCGATGACGCGTTCGAAATCTCCGACCACAGCGACGACGACATCCAGTGCAACCGGTTCGTCAAGATCCTGATTGACACGATCGACGAGGCTGCCTCGGAGGTGCACCAGACCAACATCCGGCTGCGCCCGCCGAAGAAGTACCCAACGCCGTACGGTGGCCGACTGGTGTGGACCCTGCCTGGCAAAACGAAGCTGATTTCGCATCTTAAGGACAAGGATCGCATCCGGCATCGTAAGCGTTGGTCACAG GTTATGTACATGTACTACCTTCTGGGGCACCGGCTGATGGAGCTGCCGATTTCGGTTGACCGTAAGGACGTGATGGCGGAGAACACCTACCTGCTGACGCTGGACGGAGATATCGACTTTAACCCGAGCGCGGTAACGCTGCTGGTGGATTTGATGAAGAAGAACAAGAACCTGGGTGCCGCGTGCGGTCGTATTCACCCGATCGGGTCCGGTCCGATGGTGTGGTACCAGAAGTTCGAGTACGCCATCGGTCATTGGCTGCAGAAGGCGACCGAGCATATGATTGGATGTGTACTTTGTAGCCCCGGATGCTTCTCGCTGTTCAGAG GTAAGGGTCTGATGGACGACAACGTAATGCGCAAGTACACGACCCGTTCGGATGAGGCCCGTCACTACGTGCAGTACGATCAGGGCGAGGATCGTTGGTTGTGTACGCTGCTGCTGCAACGAGGATACCGTGTCGAGTACTCGGCTGCGTCCGATGCGTACACTCACTGTCCGGAAGGGTTCAACGAGTTCTACAACCAGCGTCGTCGCTGGGTTCCGTCCACCATTGCCAACATTATGGATCTGCTGATGGACTACAAGCGCACGATCAAGATCAACGACAACATTTCGCTGCTGTACATTTTCTACCAGATGATGTTGATGGGTGGTACCATCCTCGGCCCCGGAACGATCTTCCTTATGTTGGTGGGAGCTTTCGTCGCCGCGTTCAAGATTGACAACTGGACCTCGTTCTACTACAATATTATTCCGATCTTGCTCTTTATGTTGGTCTGCTTCACGTGCAAATCGAACATACAACTCTTGCTGGCACAGATATTATCAACCGTGTACGCACTGATCATGATGGCAGTTATCGTCGGTACCGCGTTGCAGCTGGGCGAGGACGGAATCGGCAGTCCTTCGGCCATCTTCTTGATAGCAATGACAGGGTCATTCTTTATAGCAGCCTGTCTCCATCCGCAAGAGTTTTGGTGTATCGCGTCCGGCTTGATCTACCTGCTGTCCATCCCATCTATGTACTTGCTGTTGATCCTGTACTCGATCATCAACCTGAACGTCGTCTCCTGGGGAACTCGCGAGGTTGTCGCGAAGAAGACCAAAAAGGAAATGGAACAGGAGAAAAAGGAAGCCGAAGAAGCGTCTAAACGAGTCAAGCAAAAGTCTCTGCTCGGATTCCTGCAAGGAGGAGCCGGCTCAAACGCCGACGAAGAAGGCTCGATCGAGGTATCCATCGCCGGCCTGTTCCGCTGTCTCCTCTGCACTCATGGCAAGACCTCCGACGAAAAGACCCAGCTGTTGCACATCGGAGAAGCCCTGGACGCCATCCAAAAGAAGATGGACAACCTGGAGAAGCACATCGATCCGCACGGACATCACACCCGCAAACGTACTGCCTCGGCCGGCTCCAAGGATCACCACCTGGGATCCGTGGCGGAAGATACGGAGGATGAAGACGTCGAGTCGGACTCGGAGACCTCGACGCTGCAACGCAACGAACGTGACTTCCTGACGAACCCCTACTGGATCGAGGACCCGGACCTGCGGAAGGGCGAAGTGGACTTCATCTCCAGCACCGAGATCCAGTTCTGGAAGGACCTGATCGACCAATATCTGTACCCGATCGACCAAAACAAGGAAGAACAG gcACGTATCGCCCACGATCTGAAAGAGCTGCGTGATTCGTCCGTGTTCGGATTCATCATGATCAACGCTCTCTTCGTACTGATCGTGTTCTTGCTTCAGCTGAACAAGGACAACATCCACGTCAAGTGGCCACTGGGCGTCAAAACAAACATTACCTACGACGAAGCCACGCAAGAG GTTCACATCTCCAAGGAGTACCTGCAGCTGGAGCCGATCGGTCTCGTGTTTGTGTTCTTCTTCGCGCTCATCCTGGTGATCCAGTTCACGGCCATGATGGGCCATCGGTTCGGCACGCTGTCCCACATCCTGGCCTCGACCGAGCTCAACTGGGGCTGCAACAAGAAGCCCGAGGAGCTCTCGCAGGATGCTCTAATAGATAAG CACGCGGTGGAGATCGTCAAAAATCTCCAGAGGTTGCAGGGCATCGACGGCGACTACGACAACGACTCGGGCAGCGGCCCGGACCGGATCGCCCGCCGGCGCACCATCCAGAACTTGGAGAAGGCACGCCAACCGCGGCGCCAGATCGGCACGCTGGACGTGGCCTTCAAGAAGCGCTTCCTGAAGCTGACGGCGGACGAGAACAACAGCGGCACGCCCATCTTGACGCGCCGCATGACCATGCGCCGGGAGACGATCCGGGCGCTGGAGGTGCGCAAGAACTCGGTGATGGCCGAACGGCGCAAGTCCCAGATGCAGACGCTGGGCGCGAACAACGAGTACGGCATCACCGGCGTGGTGAACAAT ACCAACAACAACGTGCCACCACGGCCGGTGCGGATTTCGAACGCCGGCGTGAGCGTGAAGGACATCTTCAACGTGAACGGCGGTCCCGGCGGTGGCGGGGACATTTACGGCGTGACCGGCCAGCTCAACCAGGCGTACGAACCGGTCATCGAGGATGACGACCGCAACTCGCTGCGGCTGCAGCCGCGCAACCAGGTCACCTGGAGCAACAGCAACGGGCGGCTGTGA